One Nostocoides sp. HKS02 genomic window carries:
- a CDS encoding dihydrofolate reductase family protein produces the protein MRLLLDPSGSRTPGGTVTAEDLPGLYAAPARRWLRVNFVSTLDGAAAGADQRSGSINTPPDHAVFDVLRRVSDVVLVGAGTVRAEGYSSLQSEDPSAPRLVVVSNSGRLPASVGGGPVGSVLLVSREKADPRALDEARDLIGEEFVLTSGTDTVDLLTMRHMLEDKGFRQILCEGGPSLFASLLAAGVVDELDLTWSPLLVGGEHPSILSGSPREAHLAPMLLLEEGGTLLGRWRITR, from the coding sequence ATGCGCCTGCTGCTCGACCCCTCCGGCTCCCGCACCCCCGGCGGCACGGTGACCGCGGAGGACCTTCCCGGCCTGTATGCCGCGCCCGCTCGCCGCTGGTTGCGGGTGAACTTCGTGTCCACCCTCGACGGCGCCGCCGCTGGCGCAGACCAGCGATCCGGCAGCATCAACACGCCGCCCGACCACGCCGTGTTCGACGTGTTGCGCCGGGTGAGCGATGTCGTCCTCGTCGGCGCGGGAACCGTTCGCGCCGAGGGCTACTCCTCGCTGCAGTCCGAGGATCCGAGCGCCCCGCGGCTGGTCGTCGTGAGCAACTCGGGACGCCTCCCCGCCAGCGTCGGAGGCGGCCCGGTCGGGTCGGTGCTGCTCGTGAGCCGGGAGAAGGCCGATCCGCGAGCCCTCGACGAGGCCCGCGACCTCATCGGAGAGGAGTTCGTCCTCACCTCGGGGACCGACACCGTCGATCTCCTCACGATGCGGCACATGCTGGAGGACAAGGGATTTCGCCAGATCCTCTGCGAAGGGGGGCCGAGCCTGTTCGCCAGCCTGCTGGCCGCTGGCGTTGTCGACGAGCTCGACCTCACCTGGTCCCCGCTGCTCGTGGGCGGGGAGCACCCGAGCATCCTCAGCGGGTCGCCGCGCGAGGCGCACCTCGCGCCCATGCTCCTGCTCGAGGAGGGCGGCACCCTGCTCGGCCGGTGGCGCATCACCCGCTGA
- a CDS encoding PPK2 family polyphosphate kinase: MGKKPNKAKKATKNSKSTSAKATTLAPISFTDALRVNEGFLLSECDPRSTPAFAGDKAAGAKALEARAGEIGEFQERLYGESKVDGQRSLLLVVQGMDTSGKGGIMRHVVGQMDPQGVKYTAFKAPSAEERAHPFLWRIRNALPHPGQIGVFDRSHYEDVLVVRVHDLVPKATWSRRYAQINDFEAKAVEAGTTVVKVMLHISSDEQKSRLTRRLERIDKQWKYNPGDVDERLLWPMYQEAYQAVLDRTSTDAAPWYVVPANRKWYARLAVQSLVLECLEAMDPQWPKVDYDVEAEKARLAAT; this comes from the coding sequence ATGGGGAAGAAGCCGAACAAGGCCAAGAAGGCGACGAAGAACTCGAAGTCGACCAGTGCCAAGGCCACGACGCTGGCACCGATCAGCTTCACCGACGCGTTGCGGGTGAACGAGGGTTTCCTGCTGTCGGAGTGTGACCCGCGCTCGACGCCCGCCTTTGCGGGCGACAAGGCGGCCGGCGCGAAGGCCCTCGAAGCCCGCGCGGGCGAGATCGGTGAGTTCCAGGAGCGGTTGTACGGCGAGTCCAAGGTCGACGGCCAGCGCTCGCTCCTGCTCGTGGTGCAGGGCATGGACACCTCGGGCAAGGGCGGCATCATGCGCCACGTCGTGGGGCAGATGGACCCCCAGGGCGTGAAGTACACGGCGTTCAAGGCGCCCAGCGCGGAGGAACGCGCCCATCCGTTCCTGTGGCGGATCCGCAACGCGCTGCCGCACCCCGGGCAGATCGGGGTGTTCGACCGCTCGCACTACGAGGACGTCCTCGTCGTCCGGGTGCACGACCTCGTGCCCAAGGCCACCTGGTCGCGTCGCTACGCCCAGATCAACGACTTCGAGGCCAAGGCGGTCGAGGCCGGGACGACCGTCGTCAAGGTCATGCTCCACATCTCGTCCGACGAGCAGAAGTCGCGGCTGACCCGGCGCCTCGAGCGGATCGACAAGCAGTGGAAGTACAACCCCGGAGACGTCGACGAACGACTGCTGTGGCCGATGTACCAGGAGGCGTACCAGGCTGTCCTGGACCGGACGTCGACGGATGCAGCCCCGTGGTACGTCGTGCCGGCGAACCGGAAGTGGTACGCCCGGCTCGCGGTGCAGAGCCTGGTCCTCGAGTGCCTCGAGGCGATGGACCCGCAGTGGCCGAAGGTCGACTACGACGTCGAGGCCGAGAAGGCCCGCCTCGCCGCCACCTGA
- the zapE gene encoding cell division protein ZapE — MPGSLLDRSPQLDRGRLVRELVPPARFDAERFSTYRPDPDEPSQAAAVERLEAYAAGLAESAGRGWFGRRKKVDAGRGIYLDGGFGVGKTHLLASLWHEATGEKAFGTFVEYTNLVGALGFQPTVEALRGHRLVCIDEFELDDPGDTVLMATLLARLAEAGVSLAATSNTLPDALGEGRFAAEDFLREIQALSARFDVVTVGGPDYRHREMVDSPEPLSEAEVASQVDRDGGLLDHFVDVTRHLATVHPSRYRAMLDGVTAVGWTHVRPVTDQAVALRLVVLADRLYDADIPVYANGQPLGEVFAPEMLTGGYRKKYYRAISRLTALARADLR, encoded by the coding sequence GTGCCCGGCTCCCTGCTCGACCGTTCCCCACAGCTCGACCGGGGGCGCCTCGTGCGCGAGCTGGTGCCGCCTGCCCGGTTCGATGCCGAGCGCTTCTCGACCTACCGCCCAGACCCGGACGAACCGAGCCAGGCGGCGGCCGTCGAACGGCTGGAGGCGTATGCCGCGGGGCTCGCCGAGAGCGCGGGCCGAGGGTGGTTCGGCCGGCGGAAGAAGGTGGATGCGGGCCGCGGGATCTACCTCGACGGCGGGTTCGGCGTCGGCAAGACGCACCTGCTCGCGTCGCTGTGGCACGAGGCCACGGGCGAGAAGGCGTTCGGCACGTTCGTCGAGTACACCAACCTGGTCGGGGCGCTCGGGTTCCAGCCGACCGTGGAGGCGCTCCGCGGGCACCGGCTGGTCTGCATCGACGAGTTCGAGCTCGACGACCCCGGCGACACCGTCCTCATGGCGACCCTGCTGGCGCGCCTCGCCGAGGCCGGGGTGAGCCTGGCGGCCACCTCGAACACCCTGCCCGACGCCCTCGGCGAGGGCCGGTTCGCGGCGGAGGACTTCCTGCGGGAGATCCAGGCGCTGTCGGCCCGGTTCGACGTCGTCACCGTGGGTGGGCCCGACTACCGCCACCGCGAGATGGTCGACAGCCCGGAACCGCTCAGCGAGGCCGAGGTCGCGTCGCAGGTCGACCGGGACGGCGGTCTGCTCGACCACTTCGTCGACGTCACGCGCCACCTCGCGACGGTGCACCCGAGCCGGTACCGCGCCATGCTCGACGGCGTGACGGCGGTCGGGTGGACCCACGTGCGGCCGGTGACCGACCAGGCCGTCGCGCTCCGGCTCGTCGTGCTCGCGGACCGGCTGTACGACGCCGACATCCCGGTCTACGCGAACGGCCAACCGCTGGGCGAGGTGTTCGCACCGGAGATGCTCACCGGCGGCTACCGCAAGAAGTACTACCGCGCCATCTCGCGGCTCACTGCGCTCGCGCGCGCTGACCTGCGATGA
- a CDS encoding cytochrome c oxidase assembly protein, producing MTAFTPSGLVTQWVVSPFGTVLAVVASVAYAAILVGLHRRGDAVPVLRPITFYLVGIGSLVLATDGGLAAFRDTSFVAAAAQSAVLAAITPVGIALGDPLALARRALGERRATVLDRVVTGRTARIVMFPLLASVVATGLHLALFVTPWLAASVAHPWVRELTYAVLLGSGLLFVLPLLADELVPAWCTAGVRVLIAFGDGLLDAVPGVVVMASPALLGTPVAAYLAARDPLWEQRLGGGAMFGVAEVVGLPLLAATILVWVRSDAREAALVDARLDREEAQRLAAQARLAPGAGQDRPDTTVEVPPGSAEGLRDRPWWETDPRFTRRAP from the coding sequence GTGACCGCCTTCACCCCCAGCGGCCTGGTCACGCAGTGGGTGGTGTCCCCGTTCGGCACCGTGCTCGCGGTGGTCGCCTCGGTGGCCTACGCGGCGATCCTGGTCGGCCTGCACCGCCGCGGTGACGCGGTGCCGGTGCTCCGGCCGATCACCTTCTACCTCGTGGGCATCGGTTCGCTGGTGCTGGCCACGGACGGCGGCCTGGCGGCGTTCCGCGACACGTCGTTCGTCGCGGCTGCGGCCCAGTCGGCGGTGCTCGCCGCGATCACCCCCGTCGGGATCGCGCTGGGCGACCCGCTGGCGCTGGCGCGTCGGGCGCTCGGCGAACGCCGCGCGACGGTCCTGGACCGGGTCGTCACCGGCCGCACCGCCCGCATCGTGATGTTCCCGCTGCTCGCCTCCGTGGTGGCCACCGGCCTGCATCTCGCCCTGTTCGTCACCCCGTGGCTCGCCGCCTCGGTCGCGCATCCGTGGGTCCGCGAGCTGACGTATGCCGTGCTGCTCGGCAGCGGCCTGCTGTTCGTTTTGCCGCTGCTCGCCGACGAGCTCGTGCCAGCGTGGTGCACCGCCGGCGTGCGGGTGCTCATCGCCTTCGGCGACGGCCTGCTCGATGCCGTGCCGGGAGTCGTCGTGATGGCGTCGCCGGCGCTGCTCGGCACACCCGTCGCCGCCTATCTCGCCGCGCGGGACCCGCTGTGGGAGCAGCGGCTGGGCGGCGGTGCGATGTTCGGCGTGGCCGAGGTGGTCGGGCTGCCGCTGCTCGCCGCGACGATCCTCGTGTGGGTGCGCTCCGATGCGCGCGAGGCCGCTCTCGTCGACGCCCGGCTCGACCGTGAGGAGGCGCAGCGGCTGGCGGCGCAAGCCCGGCTGGCGCCGGGGGCCGGTCAGGACCGGCCGGACACCACGGTCGAGGTCCCACCCGGCTCAGCCGAGGGGCTGCGTGACCGGCCCTGGTGGGAGACCGACCCGCGCTTCACCCGCCGTGCACCCTGA
- a CDS encoding S9 family peptidase codes for MADRGAVARKAALGAAVAGGSVAAAGALTSVGAAAYFARKALTPDRQRPDDTQILAVGDTTVTLDITPETVMPGRYGLWLDSSRGHVRLGDVVALDHERGTVRRQVLGVDYGLLAPGFARWNQYFFVGPPDRALGVPTEYVDVPTELGTMPAWVIRAERESNRWAVLVHGRGARRDEGLRAVKPLRDNGINVIIPSYRNDLGARSGPDGRYNLGLSEWRDIEDAGLAAVQRGARELILVGWSMGGAIVLQTLSRSWLADHVSRVVLDGPVIDWGDVLAHHARAHKVPAPIGGLSRALMGRRSARRLVGVHSPVDVAKTNWVQRAAELRHPMLVIHSVDDEFVPVGPSLELAAVRPDLVTMEPWDTARHTKEWNVDPDRWERCVAEFVSG; via the coding sequence GTGGCGGATCGCGGTGCGGTGGCACGCAAGGCGGCGCTGGGGGCCGCCGTGGCGGGTGGTTCGGTGGCTGCGGCGGGCGCCCTGACCTCGGTGGGAGCCGCGGCCTACTTCGCGCGAAAAGCGCTCACGCCCGACCGCCAGCGGCCCGACGACACCCAGATCCTCGCGGTCGGCGACACCACGGTGACCCTGGACATCACCCCCGAGACCGTCATGCCGGGACGGTACGGGCTCTGGCTAGACTCCTCACGAGGGCACGTGCGGCTCGGCGACGTCGTCGCGCTCGACCATGAGCGCGGGACCGTCCGCCGCCAGGTCCTCGGCGTGGACTACGGGCTCCTCGCTCCGGGGTTCGCCCGGTGGAACCAGTACTTCTTCGTCGGCCCTCCCGACCGCGCCCTCGGGGTTCCCACCGAGTACGTCGACGTGCCCACCGAGCTGGGCACCATGCCTGCCTGGGTGATCCGGGCGGAGCGTGAGTCGAACCGTTGGGCGGTCCTCGTGCACGGGCGCGGCGCTCGACGTGACGAGGGGCTGCGAGCCGTGAAGCCGCTGCGTGACAACGGGATCAACGTCATCATCCCGAGCTACCGCAACGACCTCGGCGCCCGGAGCGGACCCGACGGGCGTTACAACCTCGGCCTGTCGGAATGGCGTGACATCGAGGACGCCGGGCTTGCCGCGGTGCAGCGGGGCGCGCGCGAGCTGATCCTCGTGGGGTGGTCGATGGGCGGCGCCATCGTCCTGCAGACGCTGAGCCGGTCGTGGCTCGCCGACCACGTGTCCAGAGTCGTGCTCGACGGTCCGGTGATCGACTGGGGCGACGTGCTGGCGCACCACGCGCGGGCCCACAAGGTGCCGGCCCCGATCGGCGGCCTCAGCCGCGCCCTCATGGGGCGCCGGTCGGCGCGCCGGCTCGTCGGCGTGCACAGCCCCGTCGACGTCGCGAAGACCAACTGGGTGCAGCGAGCGGCCGAGCTGCGTCACCCGATGCTGGTGATCCACTCGGTCGACGACGAGTTCGTGCCGGTCGGACCCTCGCTCGAGCTGGCCGCAGTGCGGCCGGACCTCGTGACCATGGAGCCGTGGGACACCGCCCGGCACACCAAGGAGTGGAACGTCGACCCCGATCGCTGGGAACGGTGCGTCGCGGAGTTCGTCAGCGGGTGA
- a CDS encoding ATP-dependent DNA ligase, translating into MAAKATELEVPGGPQGARLVRISSPERLIWPDEGITKLELAEYAVAVSDGYLRALGNRPVTLQRFPDGITGEEFWTKNPPKGIPDFITPVMCTYPSGRKHLQVVVDEPAAVVWAVQMNTVTFHPWPVRTTNVDNPDELRIDLDPQPGRTYADAVEAALVLREVLAELGLTGWAKTSGNRGVHVFVRVAPTHEFLDVRHGVIGIARELERRLPDLVTTSWWKEERGERVFVDFNQACRDRTIASAYSPRPLPGAPVSMPVGWGALRGVVPGDFTVRTVPGILAADGDAWLGMDDAVGDVSAAIALWDKDVHERGLGELNFPPDYPKMPGEPPRVQPSKRRKDRADEEYLGPKADRDAAWGLAVIPPVAPMLAKPVKGIPRGDYLYEPKWDGFRSVIFRSGDRVEIGSRNEKPMTRYFPEIVEAALANLPEKCVVDGEIVLIAESGDRLDFDALQQRIHPAASRVTKLSTLTPASFVAFDLLALGDDDLTQRPLEERRALLEKALASAQPPVHLTRATRDPDVAQEWFHQFEGAGLDGVIAKPLDGTYQPDKRVMIKIKHERTADCVVAGYRTHKSGDDLVGSLLLGLYTDEGSLMSVGVIGAFPMARRKELFDELQPLVTTFDDHPWAWAKEEMGTRTPTSGATSRWNASKDLSFTPLRPERVVEVRYDHMEGLRFRHTAQFARWRPDREPHSCTYEQLEEPVSFDLADVLGER; encoded by the coding sequence ATGGCGGCGAAGGCGACTGAGCTGGAAGTTCCGGGTGGCCCGCAGGGGGCCCGGTTGGTACGGATCTCCAGCCCTGAGCGGCTGATCTGGCCGGACGAGGGCATCACCAAGCTCGAGCTCGCCGAGTACGCGGTGGCGGTTTCCGACGGCTATCTGCGTGCCCTGGGCAACCGGCCGGTGACCCTCCAGCGCTTCCCGGACGGCATCACGGGCGAGGAGTTCTGGACCAAGAACCCGCCCAAGGGGATCCCCGACTTCATCACCCCCGTGATGTGCACCTACCCCTCCGGACGCAAGCACCTCCAGGTCGTCGTCGACGAACCTGCTGCGGTCGTCTGGGCGGTCCAGATGAACACGGTGACCTTCCACCCGTGGCCGGTCCGGACGACCAACGTCGACAACCCCGACGAGCTGCGGATCGACCTCGACCCGCAGCCGGGGCGCACCTACGCAGATGCCGTCGAGGCTGCCCTCGTCCTGCGGGAGGTGTTGGCCGAGCTCGGACTCACCGGGTGGGCCAAGACCTCGGGCAACCGCGGCGTGCACGTCTTCGTCCGCGTCGCGCCCACCCACGAGTTCCTCGACGTGCGGCACGGGGTCATCGGCATCGCCCGTGAGCTCGAGCGTCGGCTGCCCGACCTCGTGACGACCTCCTGGTGGAAGGAGGAGCGGGGCGAGCGCGTCTTCGTCGACTTCAACCAGGCCTGCCGCGACCGGACCATCGCGTCGGCCTACAGCCCCCGTCCCCTGCCCGGGGCGCCGGTGAGTATGCCGGTCGGCTGGGGTGCGCTGCGGGGCGTCGTCCCCGGTGACTTCACGGTGCGGACCGTTCCGGGGATCCTGGCGGCCGACGGTGACGCGTGGCTGGGCATGGACGATGCCGTCGGCGACGTCTCGGCCGCGATCGCCCTGTGGGACAAGGATGTCCACGAGCGTGGCCTGGGTGAGCTGAACTTCCCGCCGGACTACCCCAAGATGCCCGGGGAGCCCCCGAGGGTCCAGCCGAGCAAGCGCCGCAAGGACCGGGCCGACGAGGAGTACCTGGGGCCCAAGGCCGACCGCGACGCAGCGTGGGGCCTGGCCGTGATCCCACCGGTGGCGCCGATGCTGGCCAAGCCGGTGAAGGGGATTCCCCGGGGCGACTACCTCTACGAGCCCAAGTGGGACGGCTTCCGCTCGGTGATCTTCCGATCCGGGGACCGGGTCGAGATCGGCAGCCGCAACGAGAAGCCGATGACGCGCTACTTCCCCGAGATCGTCGAGGCGGCGCTCGCCAACCTGCCCGAGAAGTGTGTCGTCGACGGCGAGATCGTGCTCATCGCCGAGTCCGGTGACCGGCTCGACTTCGACGCCCTCCAACAACGGATCCACCCAGCGGCCAGTCGGGTCACGAAGCTGTCGACCCTGACGCCGGCGAGCTTCGTGGCGTTCGACCTGCTCGCACTCGGCGACGACGACCTCACCCAGCGGCCCCTCGAGGAGCGACGCGCGCTGCTGGAGAAGGCCCTGGCCAGCGCCCAGCCGCCGGTGCACCTGACTCGGGCCACCCGTGACCCGGACGTCGCCCAGGAGTGGTTCCACCAGTTCGAGGGCGCCGGACTCGACGGAGTGATCGCCAAGCCCCTCGACGGCACCTACCAGCCGGACAAGCGGGTGATGATCAAGATCAAGCACGAGCGCACCGCGGACTGCGTGGTTGCGGGCTACCGCACCCACAAGAGCGGTGACGACCTGGTCGGGTCCCTGCTGCTGGGGCTCTACACGGACGAGGGCTCGCTCATGAGTGTCGGGGTCATCGGGGCCTTCCCCATGGCCAGGCGCAAGGAGCTCTTCGACGAGCTGCAGCCGCTCGTCACGACCTTCGACGACCACCCCTGGGCCTGGGCCAAGGAGGAGATGGGTACGCGGACCCCGACCAGTGGAGCCACGAGCCGGTGGAACGCCAGCAAGGACCTCTCGTTCACCCCGCTGCGTCCTGAGCGCGTCGTCGAAGTGCGGTACGACCACATGGAGGGCCTGCGGTTCCGGCACACGGCGCAGTTCGCCAGGTGGCGCCCGGACCGTGAGCCGCATTCGTGCACGTATGAGCAGCTCGAGGAGCCCGTGAGCTTCGACCTCGCCGACGTGCTGGGGGAGCGGTAG
- a CDS encoding acyl-CoA dehydrogenase family protein: MPTHAVTNQVPPLPDYNTLESQPALHEGLRRWADPAAYAEISALGARAGSVEARTWAVQANENEPVLRTHSPTGERLDEVEFHPAWHSLMQVAVGAGLTAEPWTQPAASAAHVRRAAGFIAWSENEQGHLCPISMTYAAAPALAANPALAQRWVPALASRSYDFGVRALADKRGAIAGMGMTEKQGGSDVRANSTVAVATPGGPLEGGETYRLTGHKWFCSAPMSDAFLVLAQTDAGVGCFLVPRALDDGTRNAFALQRLKDKLGNRSNASSEVEFDGTWGVRVGDEGRGIRTILDMVAATRLDCILGSASTMRAALVRAVHHARHRSAFGALLVDQPLMQNVLADLALEVEAATTLALRLAHAVDEGDTALSRLGVAVGKYWVCKRTSPMVAEALECLGGNGYVEENGLARLYREAPLNSIWEGSGNVNALDVLRAVTREPASVEAFLAEVGKGRGQHPALDQAIAGLPEVIAYAAQPGAQSGARRVVEQLAVTLQASLLAQYAPTEVADAFSASRLGGAHGTTFGTLDAPLAVATARGIVDRAFAG; encoded by the coding sequence GTGCCCACCCACGCCGTGACCAACCAGGTGCCCCCGCTCCCCGACTACAACACGCTCGAGAGCCAACCCGCGCTCCACGAGGGTCTGCGCCGCTGGGCCGACCCCGCGGCATACGCGGAGATCAGCGCGCTCGGCGCACGGGCCGGCTCGGTCGAGGCGCGCACCTGGGCGGTCCAGGCGAACGAGAACGAGCCCGTCCTACGCACCCACTCCCCCACCGGCGAACGCCTCGACGAGGTCGAGTTCCACCCCGCCTGGCACTCCCTGATGCAGGTCGCCGTCGGCGCCGGTCTCACGGCCGAGCCGTGGACCCAGCCTGCCGCGAGCGCGGCGCACGTCCGCCGCGCGGCCGGGTTCATCGCGTGGTCCGAGAACGAGCAGGGACACCTCTGCCCCATCTCGATGACGTATGCCGCGGCGCCGGCCCTCGCCGCCAACCCGGCCCTCGCGCAGCGCTGGGTGCCGGCGCTTGCGTCGCGGTCCTACGACTTCGGCGTCCGCGCGCTCGCCGACAAGCGCGGCGCGATCGCAGGCATGGGCATGACCGAGAAGCAGGGCGGCTCCGACGTCCGCGCCAACTCGACCGTCGCCGTCGCGACCCCGGGTGGTCCGCTGGAGGGCGGCGAGACCTACCGGCTCACGGGGCACAAGTGGTTCTGCTCGGCGCCGATGAGCGACGCCTTCCTCGTGCTCGCGCAGACCGACGCCGGGGTGGGCTGCTTCCTCGTGCCTCGCGCCCTCGACGACGGCACCCGCAACGCCTTCGCGCTGCAGCGACTCAAGGACAAGCTCGGCAACCGCTCCAATGCGTCCTCCGAGGTGGAGTTCGACGGCACGTGGGGGGTCCGGGTCGGCGACGAGGGGCGCGGCATCCGCACCATCCTCGACATGGTGGCCGCTACCCGTCTCGACTGCATCCTCGGCTCCGCCTCGACCATGCGCGCCGCTCTGGTTCGCGCGGTCCACCACGCCCGGCACCGCTCCGCCTTCGGTGCCCTCCTGGTCGACCAGCCCCTCATGCAGAACGTCCTCGCCGACCTGGCGCTCGAGGTCGAGGCCGCCACGACCCTCGCGCTCCGTCTCGCGCACGCCGTGGACGAGGGCGACACCGCCCTGTCGCGCCTCGGCGTCGCGGTGGGCAAGTACTGGGTCTGCAAGCGCACCTCCCCCATGGTCGCCGAGGCGCTGGAGTGCCTGGGGGGTAACGGGTACGTCGAGGAGAACGGTCTCGCCCGCCTCTACCGCGAGGCCCCGCTGAACTCCATCTGGGAGGGCTCGGGGAACGTCAACGCCCTCGACGTGCTGCGCGCCGTGACCCGCGAGCCGGCCTCCGTCGAGGCCTTCCTCGCCGAGGTGGGCAAGGGTCGTGGGCAGCACCCCGCCCTCGACCAGGCGATCGCCGGGCTCCCCGAGGTGATCGCGTATGCCGCCCAGCCGGGCGCCCAGTCCGGGGCCCGCCGCGTCGTCGAGCAGCTGGCAGTCACGCTGCAGGCCTCACTGCTCGCGCAGTACGCCCCGACCGAGGTGGCTGACGCCTTCAGCGCCAGCCGATTGGGAGGCGCCCACGGCACGACCTTCGGCACTCTCGACGCGCCGCTGGCCGTCGCGACCGCACGAGGCATCGTGGACCGCGCCTTCGCGGGCTGA
- the msrB gene encoding peptide-methionine (R)-S-oxide reductase MsrB, which translates to MESTDKSYAVSKTEEEWRAELGPAAYQVLRQAGTERPYVGEYTDTKTEGVYACRACGAELFTSQTKFDSHCGWPSFYAPLAGDRVEYIEDTAMGMKRVEVRCATCGSHLGHVFEGEGYGTPTDQRYCINSISMTLRPAQA; encoded by the coding sequence ATGGAGAGCACAGACAAGTCGTATGCCGTGAGCAAGACCGAGGAGGAGTGGCGCGCCGAGCTCGGCCCGGCCGCCTACCAGGTGCTCCGGCAAGCGGGCACCGAGCGGCCCTACGTCGGGGAGTACACCGACACCAAGACCGAGGGCGTCTACGCCTGTCGGGCCTGCGGGGCCGAGCTGTTCACGTCGCAGACCAAGTTCGACAGCCACTGCGGCTGGCCGTCGTTCTACGCACCCCTGGCGGGCGACCGCGTGGAGTACATCGAGGACACGGCGATGGGGATGAAGCGGGTCGAGGTGCGGTGCGCCACCTGTGGGAGCCACCTCGGGCACGTCTTCGAGGGCGAGGGCTACGGCACGCCGACGGACCAGCGGTACTGCATCAACTCGATCTCGATGACCCTGCGCCCCGCTCAGGCCTGA
- a CDS encoding YihY/virulence factor BrkB family protein: MSVRGRVRRELVRVPGALPVARLTLETIRVCLRYRVTGLASEAGFFMLLSLPPLVLGLFGGVGYLGKLLGQDIVQQLVDGIRTFSERYVLEGVVTETIVPTVTAVLKDGRFDLISVGFLLSIWSGSRALNVFVDTISIMYGQSGVRGIVRTRALSLTLYFLSLLVGIVVIPLVVIGPEWLGQLLPRELHVLTYLYWPVVTVLAVASVATLFHISTPRRTPWLRDVPGGVLTLVIWVLASFVLRSTITASVRDGTSIYGPLSTPIVLLIWLYALAIAVLIGAALNAAIRTLWPVEERPSLRAQSVTWLKGRWAARRARGRGERGSEPTPDRGLEALEGDLAASVSELRDEARKPLTPMPDGADRTGLGSQFEDDAQDRILSVRTRSG; this comes from the coding sequence GTGAGTGTCAGGGGTCGAGTGCGTCGCGAGCTGGTTCGCGTCCCCGGCGCTCTGCCGGTGGCCCGGCTCACGCTCGAGACGATCCGGGTGTGCCTGCGCTACCGCGTGACCGGCCTGGCGTCCGAGGCGGGCTTCTTCATGCTGCTGTCGCTTCCTCCCCTGGTGCTCGGGCTGTTCGGTGGTGTGGGTTACCTCGGCAAGCTGCTCGGGCAGGACATCGTGCAGCAGCTGGTCGACGGCATCAGGACGTTCTCCGAGCGCTACGTCCTCGAGGGGGTGGTCACCGAGACGATCGTCCCGACCGTCACAGCGGTGCTGAAGGACGGCCGGTTCGACCTCATCTCGGTGGGGTTCCTGCTCTCGATCTGGTCGGGGTCGCGTGCGCTCAACGTCTTCGTCGACACCATCTCGATCATGTACGGGCAGTCCGGCGTGCGCGGGATCGTCCGGACCCGGGCGCTGTCGCTGACGCTGTACTTCCTGTCGCTCCTCGTGGGGATCGTCGTGATCCCGCTCGTCGTCATCGGCCCTGAGTGGCTCGGCCAGCTGCTGCCGCGTGAGCTGCACGTCCTCACGTACCTCTACTGGCCCGTGGTCACGGTCCTGGCGGTGGCGAGCGTGGCGACGCTGTTCCACATCTCGACGCCGCGGCGCACTCCCTGGCTGCGCGATGTGCCCGGGGGTGTCCTCACGCTGGTCATCTGGGTGCTGGCGTCCTTTGTGTTGCGGAGCACCATCACCGCCTCCGTGCGGGACGGCACCTCGATCTACGGACCGCTGTCGACCCCGATCGTGCTGCTCATCTGGCTGTATGCGCTGGCCATCGCCGTGCTCATCGGCGCGGCCCTGAACGCCGCGATCCGGACGCTGTGGCCGGTCGAGGAACGGCCCTCCCTGCGCGCGCAGTCGGTCACCTGGCTCAAGGGACGGTGGGCTGCCCGGCGGGCCCGTGGTCGTGGCGAGCGGGGGTCCGAGCCGACGCCCGATCGCGGTCTGGAGGCGCTGGAGGGCGACCTCGCGGCATCGGTGAGCGAGCTCCGTGACGAGGCTCGCAAGCCCCTGACGCCCATGCCGGACGGGGCTGACCGGACCGGTCTGGGGAGCCAATTTGAAGACGACGCGCAAGATCGGATACTGTCTGTCCGCACGCGCAGCGGGTGA